From the Billgrantia sulfidoxydans genome, one window contains:
- the cysM gene encoding cysteine synthase CysM, translating into MQFPTIEDIVGHTPLIRLKHITAGRNNTLLAKLEGNNPAGSVKDRPALSMLEQAEARGDISPGDTLIEATSGNTGIALAMAATIKGYRMILIMPESASSERKQAMAAYGAKLITVSKEGGMEEARDLAETMIARGEGKPLNQFANPDNPLAHYRGTGPELWEQTGGTITHFVSSMGTTGTIMGVSAYLKERNPDIQIIGLQPEDGASIAGIRRWPKAYLPSIFDASRVDRVLDIGQHEAEEHMRRLAREEGILAGVSSGGALAGALRVAEGVENAVIVFIVCDRGDRYLSTGLFAPEA; encoded by the coding sequence ATGCAGTTCCCTACCATCGAGGATATCGTTGGGCATACGCCGTTGATTCGCCTCAAGCACATCACGGCAGGGCGCAACAACACGCTGCTGGCCAAGCTCGAGGGCAACAATCCCGCCGGCTCGGTGAAGGATCGTCCGGCACTGTCGATGCTGGAGCAGGCCGAGGCCCGGGGCGACATCTCGCCAGGCGATACCCTGATCGAAGCCACGTCGGGCAACACCGGGATCGCGCTGGCCATGGCCGCGACGATCAAGGGCTACCGCATGATCCTGATCATGCCGGAGAGCGCCTCGAGCGAGCGCAAGCAGGCCATGGCGGCCTATGGCGCCAAGCTGATCACGGTCAGCAAGGAGGGCGGCATGGAGGAGGCGCGCGACCTGGCCGAGACGATGATCGCGCGCGGCGAGGGCAAGCCGCTCAATCAGTTCGCCAACCCCGACAACCCGCTGGCGCACTACCGCGGTACCGGCCCCGAGCTGTGGGAGCAGACCGGCGGCACGATCACCCACTTCGTCAGTTCCATGGGCACCACGGGAACGATCATGGGCGTATCGGCGTACCTCAAGGAGCGCAACCCCGACATCCAGATCATCGGCCTGCAGCCGGAGGACGGCGCCAGCATTGCCGGCATCCGGCGCTGGCCCAAGGCGTACCTGCCCAGCATCTTCGATGCCAGCCGGGTCGACCGCGTGCTCGACATCGGCCAGCACGAGGCCGAAGAGCACATGCGACGCCTGGCCCGGGAGGAGGGCATTCTGGCCGGTGTCTCGTCCGGGGGAGCCCTGGCGGGCGCACTGCGCGTTGCCGAGGGCGTCGAGAACGCGGTGATCGTCTTCATCGTCTGCGACCGCGGCGATCGCTATCTCTCGACCGGGCTGTTCGCTCCGGAGGCTTGA
- a CDS encoding TRAM domain-containing protein, with translation MAMLGKRRPARQRTGVSGLQRRGGDAPAAATAAAEATVVIERLAHDGRGVAHAASGKTLFVEGALPGERVEVAVHRTRKRYDEAHVRELLEPAAERAEPPCLHYGQCGGCDLQHLAVEAQREHKRTVLVELLQREGLELAEPPELLAGEALGYRRRARLGVKVDAQGRVHLGFRARHASRLIDIETCQVLQPDLSALLEPLRELLAGLEAPRLVGHLELVASATHRVVVVRQLRDNRADRHRWQAFGQAHGVGVARLLGREAPSLEWLGEAPALDYRLPGGDAELELGFAPGDFIQVNDQINRALVATARQWLAPVAGQRVLDLFAGIGNFGLPLALDGAVVTAAEGSPAMVARLQHNARRNGLDIEAQQLDLNDQVAVAQLLARLAPEAVVLDPPRDGADAVCRALIERPVARLVYIACDPATLARDAARLVHGGYRLTRVAVADMFVHTSHLESLLLLEYGATRPSSQGA, from the coding sequence GTGGCAATGCTTGGCAAGCGACGGCCGGCGCGACAGCGAACCGGCGTCTCGGGGCTGCAACGACGTGGGGGCGACGCACCGGCTGCCGCGACAGCGGCGGCAGAGGCGACGGTGGTCATCGAACGGCTCGCCCACGATGGCCGGGGCGTGGCGCATGCGGCCAGCGGCAAGACCCTGTTCGTCGAAGGGGCGCTGCCCGGTGAGCGCGTCGAGGTGGCGGTACACCGCACGCGCAAGCGCTACGACGAGGCCCATGTCCGCGAGCTGCTCGAGCCGGCGGCCGAGCGGGCCGAGCCTCCCTGCCTCCACTATGGCCAGTGCGGCGGCTGCGACCTGCAGCATCTCGCCGTCGAAGCCCAGCGCGAGCACAAGCGGACGGTACTCGTCGAACTGCTCCAGCGAGAGGGCCTCGAACTGGCCGAGCCGCCCGAATTGCTGGCGGGAGAGGCGCTCGGCTACCGCCGACGAGCCCGCCTGGGCGTCAAGGTGGATGCCCAGGGGCGCGTGCATCTCGGTTTTCGCGCACGTCACGCCAGCCGGCTGATCGACATCGAGACCTGTCAGGTGCTGCAACCCGACCTGTCGGCGCTGCTCGAACCGCTGCGCGAGCTGTTGGCAGGGCTCGAAGCGCCACGCCTGGTCGGGCACCTCGAGCTGGTGGCATCCGCCACGCATCGCGTGGTGGTGGTGCGCCAACTGCGCGACAACCGCGCAGACCGGCATCGCTGGCAGGCGTTCGGCCAAGCCCATGGCGTCGGCGTGGCTCGCCTGTTGGGGCGCGAGGCGCCGAGCCTGGAGTGGTTGGGCGAGGCGCCGGCGCTCGACTACCGCTTGCCCGGGGGCGACGCGGAACTCGAGCTCGGCTTTGCGCCGGGTGATTTCATCCAGGTCAACGACCAGATCAATCGGGCGCTGGTGGCGACGGCGCGGCAGTGGCTGGCGCCGGTGGCCGGCCAGCGCGTGCTGGACCTGTTTGCCGGCATCGGCAATTTCGGCCTGCCGCTGGCGCTCGATGGCGCCGTGGTCACGGCGGCGGAGGGCAGCCCTGCCATGGTCGCCAGGCTTCAGCACAATGCGAGGCGCAACGGGCTCGACATCGAGGCCCAGCAGCTCGACCTCAACGACCAGGTGGCCGTGGCCCAGCTCCTGGCACGGCTCGCGCCCGAGGCGGTGGTGCTGGATCCGCCCCGCGACGGGGCCGATGCGGTGTGTCGCGCATTGATCGAACGCCCCGTGGCGCGGCTGGTCTACATTGCCTGTGACCCTGCCACGCTGGCGCGCGATGCGGCACGACTCGTGCATGGCGGTTATCGTCTCACTCGGGTGGCGGTGGCCGACATGTTCGTGCACACCTCGCACCTGGAGTCCCTGTTGCTGCTCGAATACGGTGCAACGCGGCCGTCATCGCAAGGAGCCTAG
- the relA gene encoding GTP diphosphokinase: MVKVRDDQPLTDNGDVDIGHWLERLQEDVKLRDPGEMREACELARRLTREADRPHKAWLPQDTTYRMGLEMADILALLKLDQPALEAAVLYRAVREGLISADAVARQFGKEVAHLIEGVLQMAAISNAQVPSQGLVQHDQQDNLRKMLVTMIDDVRVALIKIAERTCALRQVKDAPREKRLQVAREVFDIYAPLAHRLGIGQVKWELEDLSFRYLHEDDYKAIARQLAEKRLDRDRYIHDVVETLKGMLEAQGINRYEVNGRAKHIYSIWRKMKRKRIDFSQVNDVRAVRILVPEVADCYTVLGLVHSRWHHVPNEFDDYIANPKKNGYQSLHTAVLGPENKVLEIQIRTFTMHDEAELGVCAHWRYKGHDTGGKSTSYEEKIAWLRQVLEWQDEVGDFSDLREGLSSDVAPDRIYVFTPDGHVIDLPRIATPIDFAYRVHTEVGHRCRGAKVDGRIVPLTYKLRTGQQVEILTASKGGPSRDWLNPSLGYVRTSRARAKIQSWFKHQAREQNLEEGKALFDREMKRLDVEDMDLATLAQKVNYQTPEDMYAALGAGDLRIGQVLHQAQQLFGETDDQEQLDRLLAKPRRDSGKGAASDITVLGVGNLKTSMANCCHPVPGEPIVGFITQGRGVTVHRQDCPNILQLRLDEPQRVIEVEWGQRARTQYPVDIEIQAWDRSGLLRDVTGILGNEKVNVLSVNTLTDTRDGIARMRITVEVDGLETLGRLFSRIQQLSNVIEVQRLRTGAKGAKHKGSGP; encoded by the coding sequence ATGGTGAAAGTTCGCGACGACCAGCCACTGACGGACAATGGTGACGTCGATATCGGTCACTGGCTGGAGCGCCTTCAGGAAGACGTCAAGCTGCGCGACCCGGGGGAAATGCGCGAGGCGTGTGAACTCGCCAGGCGCCTTACCCGGGAGGCCGACCGCCCCCACAAGGCCTGGCTGCCCCAGGACACGACCTACCGCATGGGCCTCGAGATGGCGGACATCCTGGCCCTGCTCAAGCTCGACCAGCCGGCACTCGAAGCCGCCGTGCTCTATCGCGCCGTGCGCGAAGGGCTGATCTCTGCCGATGCCGTGGCGCGCCAGTTCGGCAAGGAAGTGGCGCACCTGATCGAGGGCGTGCTGCAGATGGCGGCCATCAGCAACGCCCAGGTGCCCAGCCAAGGCCTGGTCCAGCACGACCAGCAGGACAACCTGCGCAAGATGCTGGTCACGATGATCGACGACGTGCGCGTGGCGCTGATCAAGATCGCCGAGCGCACCTGTGCGCTGCGCCAGGTCAAGGACGCCCCGCGCGAGAAGCGCCTGCAGGTGGCCCGCGAGGTGTTCGACATCTATGCCCCGCTGGCCCATCGGCTGGGCATCGGTCAGGTCAAGTGGGAGCTCGAGGACCTCTCCTTCCGCTACCTGCACGAGGACGACTACAAGGCGATCGCCCGTCAGCTGGCCGAGAAGCGCCTCGACCGCGACCGCTACATCCACGACGTGGTCGAAACCCTCAAGGGCATGCTCGAGGCCCAGGGCATCAACCGGTACGAGGTCAACGGTCGCGCCAAGCACATCTACTCGATCTGGCGCAAGATGAAGCGCAAGCGCATCGACTTCTCCCAGGTCAACGACGTGCGCGCGGTGCGCATCCTGGTGCCGGAGGTGGCCGACTGCTACACCGTGCTGGGGTTGGTGCACTCGCGCTGGCACCACGTGCCCAACGAGTTCGACGATTACATCGCCAACCCCAAGAAGAACGGCTACCAGTCGTTGCACACCGCCGTGCTGGGGCCCGAGAACAAGGTGCTGGAGATCCAGATCCGCACCTTCACCATGCACGACGAGGCCGAGCTCGGCGTCTGCGCCCACTGGCGCTACAAGGGGCACGACACCGGCGGCAAGAGTACCAGCTACGAGGAGAAGATCGCCTGGCTGCGCCAGGTCCTCGAGTGGCAGGACGAGGTCGGCGACTTCAGCGACCTGCGCGAAGGGCTCTCCAGCGACGTGGCGCCGGACCGCATCTACGTGTTCACGCCGGACGGCCACGTCATCGACCTGCCGCGCATCGCCACGCCCATCGATTTCGCCTACCGGGTGCATACCGAGGTCGGCCACCGTTGCCGCGGGGCCAAGGTCGATGGCCGCATCGTGCCGCTCACCTACAAGCTAAGGACCGGCCAACAGGTCGAGATCCTCACCGCCAGCAAGGGCGGTCCCAGCCGCGACTGGCTCAACCCCAGCCTCGGCTACGTGCGCACTTCGCGCGCGCGGGCCAAGATCCAGTCGTGGTTCAAGCACCAGGCCCGCGAGCAGAACCTGGAGGAAGGCAAGGCGCTGTTCGATCGCGAGATGAAGCGTCTCGACGTGGAGGACATGGACCTCGCCACCCTGGCGCAGAAAGTCAACTACCAGACCCCCGAGGACATGTACGCTGCGCTGGGGGCGGGGGACCTTCGCATCGGCCAGGTACTGCACCAGGCCCAGCAGCTGTTCGGCGAGACCGACGACCAGGAGCAGCTCGATCGCCTGCTGGCCAAGCCGCGGCGCGACTCGGGCAAGGGGGCCGCCAGCGACATCACCGTGCTCGGCGTGGGCAATCTCAAGACCAGCATGGCCAACTGCTGCCATCCGGTGCCCGGCGAGCCGATCGTCGGCTTCATCACCCAGGGCCGCGGCGTCACCGTGCATCGTCAGGACTGCCCCAACATCCTGCAGCTGCGCCTGGACGAGCCGCAGCGGGTCATCGAGGTGGAGTGGGGGCAGCGTGCCCGTACCCAATACCCGGTCGACATCGAGATACAGGCCTGGGACCGTTCCGGCCTGTTGCGCGACGTCACCGGCATTCTCGGCAACGAGAAGGTCAACGTGCTGTCGGTGAACACCCTGACCGATACCCGCGACGGCATCGCCCGCATGCGCATCACCGTGGAAGTCGATGGCTTGGAGACGCTGGGCAGATTGTTCTCGCGCATCCAGCAGCTGTCCAACGTGATCGAGGTCCAGCGCCTGCGCACGGGCGCCAAGGGAGCCAAGCACAAGGGGAGCGGCCCATGA
- the mazG gene encoding nucleoside triphosphate pyrophosphohydrolase, with amino-acid sequence MSETRHAIDDLLTLMAVLRDPGQGCPWDLEQDWDSIVPHTLEEAYEVADAIERRAWEELPGELGDLLFQVVYYSQFAREEGRFDFHDVVHTLTDKMVRRHPHVFPDGTLASRRPPGVSAEQVETQLVNSRWESLKADERAARGEEETPASVLDDVPRLLPALSRAAKLSKRAARVGFDWPDAAGVIAKIREELDEVEQALAEGDHRHAAREVGDLLFAVTNLARTLKADPEQCLRETNAKFERRFRHVESALAERGVTTRDVDLATMEAHWQEAKQLERTASAPSAGHFESTSGGDRP; translated from the coding sequence ATGAGCGAGACCCGCCACGCCATCGACGACCTGCTGACGCTGATGGCCGTGCTGCGCGACCCCGGGCAGGGCTGTCCGTGGGATCTCGAGCAGGACTGGGACAGCATCGTGCCGCACACCCTCGAGGAGGCCTACGAGGTGGCCGATGCCATCGAGCGTCGTGCCTGGGAGGAGCTGCCCGGCGAACTCGGCGACCTGCTGTTCCAGGTGGTCTACTACAGCCAGTTCGCCCGGGAAGAGGGGCGCTTCGACTTCCACGACGTGGTGCACACCCTGACCGACAAGATGGTGCGTCGCCATCCCCACGTCTTTCCCGATGGTACCCTGGCGTCGCGTCGCCCGCCCGGCGTGAGTGCCGAGCAGGTCGAGACGCAGTTGGTCAACAGCCGCTGGGAGTCGCTCAAGGCAGATGAACGTGCCGCCCGCGGCGAGGAGGAGACGCCGGCCTCGGTGCTCGACGACGTGCCGCGCCTGCTGCCGGCGCTCTCGCGTGCCGCCAAGCTCTCCAAGCGCGCGGCCCGGGTGGGCTTCGACTGGCCCGATGCCGCCGGCGTGATCGCCAAGATCCGCGAGGAGCTCGACGAGGTCGAGCAGGCCCTGGCCGAGGGCGACCACCGCCATGCGGCACGCGAAGTGGGCGACCTGCTGTTCGCCGTGACCAACCTGGCGCGTACCCTCAAGGCCGACCCCGAGCAGTGCCTGCGCGAGACCAACGCCAAGTTCGAGCGGCGCTTCCGCCACGTCGAATCGGCCTTGGCCGAGCGCGGCGTGACCACCCGCGACGTCGACCTGGCCACCATGGAGGCGCATTGGCAAGAGGCCAAGCAGCTCGAGCGCACAGCTTCCGCACCCTCAGCGGGACATTTCGAATCGACTTCAGGAGGAGATCGGCCATGA
- the ppc gene encoding phosphoenolpyruvate carboxylase translates to MSGDLHESLRDNVRILGDSLGRTIADDLGKGFVDRIETIRGLAKSGRQGDVQSSRELIEYLRKLPDRDLLPVTRAFNQFLNLANIAEQHYRARFRRVEDYKPGSQPVLSELLERARDAGHAPRKLVESLATMRVELVLTAHPTEVIRRTLIQKYDAIDECLTVIESSLDYPERASRARGRLEELISQAWHTDEIRHERPTPVDEAKWGFAVIENSLWQAVPAFHRDLDSLLLESAGERLPLDAAPIVFASWMGGDRDGNPNVTSRVTREVLLLGRWMAADLYLRDLEQLKAELSMWKCNSALRAEVGNVAEPYRELLKRLLQRVEATRDWAKAQLDGRSYEGGPIIENSDQLYAPLLTCYRSLCDVGLDTIANGALLDTLRRVAVFGVTLTKLDIRQEASRHALVMEELTQTLGLGHYRDWSEEQRQAFLLAELESRRPLIPRRWECSAETREVLDTFLVIANEQSEALGTYIISMAGQPSDVLTVALLMKEVGGVVSLPIAPLFETLDDLNRAGDVIDRLLALPGYRALAGERQEVMIGYSDSAKDAGQLAAAWAQYRAQERLVEVCRHHGVDLTLFHGRGGAVGRGGGPAYAAILSQPPGSVNGSLRVTEQGEMIRFKFGQPDIALRSMEIYACAVLEASLLPPPAPEPHWREEMDRLAGIAHRAYVGVVREDPDFVPYFRAVTPEGVLGHLPLGSRPTKRRQDGGVETLRAIPWIFAWTQIRLMLPAWLGSGEAFSARIEEEGGLEVLREMRDRWPFFGTYLDMLEMLLAKADVGIASYYEQRLVDEPALKELGAQLRQRFTRLQSVVLEILDQPQLLEQTPLIRQAIEVRNPYIDPLHGLQAELLQRNRDADGAISGELSRALMVTMAGIAAGLRNTG, encoded by the coding sequence ATGAGTGGCGATCTGCACGAATCCCTACGCGACAACGTACGCATCCTCGGCGACAGCCTGGGCCGCACCATCGCCGATGACCTGGGCAAGGGCTTCGTCGACCGCATCGAGACCATCCGCGGCCTGGCCAAGAGCGGCCGACAGGGGGACGTGCAGAGCAGTCGCGAGCTGATCGAGTACCTGCGCAAGCTGCCCGACCGCGACCTGCTGCCGGTCACCCGTGCGTTCAACCAGTTCCTCAACCTGGCCAACATCGCCGAGCAGCACTACCGGGCGCGCTTTCGTCGCGTGGAGGATTACAAGCCCGGTTCGCAGCCGGTGCTGTCGGAACTGCTCGAGCGGGCTCGCGATGCCGGCCATGCGCCGCGCAAGCTGGTGGAGAGCCTGGCCACCATGCGCGTGGAGCTGGTGCTGACCGCCCACCCCACCGAGGTCATCCGGCGAACCCTGATCCAGAAGTACGATGCCATCGATGAGTGCCTCACCGTGATCGAATCCTCGCTGGACTATCCCGAGCGGGCCAGCCGCGCCCGTGGGCGCCTCGAGGAGCTGATCAGTCAGGCCTGGCACACCGACGAGATCCGTCACGAACGGCCGACGCCGGTGGACGAGGCCAAGTGGGGCTTCGCGGTGATCGAGAACTCGCTGTGGCAGGCGGTGCCGGCGTTCCACCGCGATCTCGACAGCCTGCTGCTTGAATCCGCCGGCGAGCGCCTGCCGCTGGATGCCGCACCGATCGTCTTCGCCTCGTGGATGGGCGGCGACCGCGACGGCAATCCCAACGTCACCTCGCGGGTCACCCGTGAGGTGCTGCTGCTGGGGCGCTGGATGGCGGCGGACCTCTACCTGCGCGACCTGGAACAGCTCAAGGCCGAGCTTTCCATGTGGAAGTGCAACAGCGCGCTGCGCGCCGAGGTGGGCAACGTCGCCGAGCCCTACCGCGAGCTGCTCAAGCGCCTGCTGCAGCGGGTCGAGGCGACCCGCGACTGGGCCAAGGCCCAGCTCGACGGGCGCAGCTACGAGGGTGGTCCGATCATCGAGAACAGCGACCAGCTCTACGCGCCGCTGCTCACCTGCTACCGTTCGCTGTGCGATGTGGGCCTCGACACCATCGCCAACGGCGCCCTGCTCGACACCCTGCGTCGAGTGGCGGTATTCGGCGTGACCCTGACCAAGCTCGACATCCGCCAGGAGGCGAGCCGCCACGCCCTGGTCATGGAGGAACTGACCCAGACCCTGGGGCTCGGTCACTACCGCGACTGGAGCGAGGAGCAGCGCCAGGCCTTCCTGCTGGCCGAGCTGGAATCGCGCCGGCCGCTGATCCCGAGGCGCTGGGAGTGCTCGGCCGAGACCCGCGAGGTTCTCGATACTTTCCTGGTCATCGCCAACGAGCAGTCCGAGGCGCTCGGCACCTACATCATCTCCATGGCCGGCCAGCCATCCGATGTGCTCACGGTGGCACTGCTGATGAAGGAGGTCGGGGGTGTCGTGTCGCTGCCCATCGCCCCGCTGTTCGAGACTCTCGACGACCTCAACCGCGCCGGCGACGTGATCGACCGCCTGCTGGCGCTGCCGGGCTATCGGGCACTGGCCGGCGAGCGCCAGGAGGTGATGATCGGCTACTCCGATTCGGCCAAGGACGCCGGCCAGCTGGCGGCGGCCTGGGCCCAGTACCGCGCGCAGGAGCGGCTGGTGGAGGTGTGCCGTCACCACGGTGTCGACCTGACCCTGTTCCATGGCCGCGGCGGTGCGGTGGGGCGCGGCGGTGGTCCGGCCTATGCGGCCATCCTGTCCCAGCCGCCGGGCTCGGTGAACGGCAGCCTGCGCGTCACCGAGCAGGGCGAGATGATCCGCTTCAAGTTCGGCCAGCCCGACATCGCCCTGCGTTCCATGGAGATCTACGCCTGTGCGGTGCTGGAGGCGAGCCTGCTGCCGCCGCCGGCGCCCGAGCCGCACTGGCGTGAGGAGATGGACCGGCTGGCCGGGATCGCCCACCGCGCCTATGTCGGCGTGGTACGCGAGGATCCCGACTTCGTGCCCTATTTCCGCGCGGTGACGCCGGAGGGCGTGCTGGGGCATCTGCCGCTGGGCTCGCGCCCGACCAAGCGTCGCCAGGATGGCGGGGTGGAGACCCTGCGTGCAATTCCGTGGATCTTCGCCTGGACCCAGATTCGCCTGATGCTGCCGGCCTGGCTGGGCAGCGGCGAAGCGTTCTCGGCGCGGATCGAGGAGGAGGGCGGCCTCGAGGTGCTACGCGAGATGCGCGATCGCTGGCCCTTCTTCGGCACCTACCTGGACATGCTGGAGATGCTGCTGGCCAAGGCTGACGTGGGCATCGCCTCCTACTACGAACAGCGCCTGGTCGACGAGCCGGCGCTCAAGGAGCTGGGCGCCCAGCTGCGCCAGCGCTTCACCCGGCTGCAGTCGGTGGTGCTGGAAATTCTCGACCAGCCGCAGCTGCTGGAACAGACCCCTCTGATCCGCCAGGCGATCGAGGTACGCAACCCCTACATCGACCCGCTGCATGGCCTCCAGGCGGAGCTTTTGCAACGTAACCGCGACGCCGACGGCGCCATCAGCGGCGAACTCTCGCGCGCGTTGATGGTGACCATGGCGGGGATTGCCGCGGGGTTGCGCAACACGGGCTAA
- a CDS encoding peroxiredoxin, whose protein sequence is MSLRIGDTAPDFTAQTTQGTLNFHEWIGDSWCILFSHPKDFTPVCTTELGYMARLKPEFDKRNTKIIGLSVDPVDNHAAWAKDIEETQGTAPNYPMIGDDKLEVAKLYDMLPAEESGSAEGRTPADNATVRSVFIIGPDKKVKAMLVYPMTSGRDFNEVMRLLDSIQLNAKHTVATPVNWRPGDDVIIPPAVSDEEAKKKYPEGFTTIKPYLRTVKQPQ, encoded by the coding sequence ATGAGTCTCAGAATCGGCGATACCGCGCCCGATTTCACGGCGCAAACCACCCAGGGTACGCTGAACTTTCACGAATGGATCGGTGACAGCTGGTGCATTCTCTTCTCGCACCCCAAGGACTTCACCCCGGTGTGCACTACCGAGCTGGGCTACATGGCCAGGCTCAAGCCCGAGTTCGACAAGCGCAACACCAAGATCATCGGCCTGTCGGTGGATCCGGTCGACAACCACGCCGCCTGGGCCAAGGACATCGAGGAAACCCAGGGCACCGCGCCCAACTACCCGATGATCGGCGACGACAAGCTCGAAGTCGCCAAGCTCTATGACATGCTGCCCGCCGAGGAGAGCGGCAGCGCCGAGGGCCGCACGCCGGCCGACAACGCCACGGTGCGTTCGGTGTTCATCATCGGGCCGGACAAGAAGGTCAAGGCGATGCTGGTCTACCCGATGACCTCGGGCCGCGACTTCAACGAGGTGATGCGCCTGCTCGATTCGATCCAGCTCAACGCCAAGCACACCGTGGCTACGCCGGTGAACTGGCGACCCGGGGACGATGTGATCATCCCCCCAGCGGTCAGCGACGAGGAGGCCAAGAAGAAGTACCCGGAAGGCTTCACCACCATCAAGCCCTACCTGCGTACCGTCAAGCAGCCCCAGTAA
- a CDS encoding ketopantoate reductase family protein, which translates to MNDQTHLIVGPGALGRLLALSLAEVAPVALAGRRTLPAIQTLTTPDGSRRSRRVATFEVGRLPSATPAFVHLTTKAYDAEAAYAAVMARLAGAPTLVLWQNGYRVQPDLDRRHPGPVLCASTTEGAWLAGDDGVVHAGRGVTYVGDLANRHSRRCLELATLLGQAGLAADAVEDIETRLWHKLAVNAAINPLVARFRIRNGQLRDRPFRPMVERVIDEVARIMAAEGISPPAGGWDALVWRVVAATAGNRASMLQDVLAGRPTEREAILGPLLAAARRHDIAAPCLSELDDSLLVAPSQR; encoded by the coding sequence ATGAACGACCAGACCCACCTGATCGTGGGCCCCGGCGCCCTGGGCCGCCTGCTGGCGCTGTCCCTGGCCGAGGTCGCACCGGTGGCGCTCGCCGGGCGGCGGACGCTGCCCGCGATCCAGACGCTGACCACACCGGACGGCAGCCGCCGGTCCCGCCGCGTTGCGACGTTCGAGGTCGGGCGACTGCCATCCGCGACGCCGGCCTTCGTACACCTGACCACCAAGGCCTACGATGCCGAAGCCGCCTACGCTGCTGTCATGGCGCGGCTGGCCGGCGCGCCGACGCTGGTGCTGTGGCAGAACGGCTATCGGGTACAGCCCGACCTCGACCGCCGCCATCCGGGGCCGGTGCTGTGCGCCTCCACCACCGAGGGGGCCTGGCTGGCCGGTGACGACGGCGTGGTGCATGCCGGCCGTGGCGTGACCTATGTCGGCGACCTCGCCAATCGCCACTCCCGGCGCTGCCTTGAGCTGGCTACCCTGCTCGGCCAGGCGGGGCTGGCCGCCGATGCTGTGGAGGACATCGAAACGCGACTGTGGCACAAGCTGGCGGTGAACGCGGCCATCAACCCGCTGGTGGCGCGCTTTCGTATCCGCAACGGCCAGCTGCGCGATCGCCCCTTCCGCCCCATGGTGGAGCGGGTCATCGACGAAGTGGCCAGGATCATGGCGGCAGAGGGCATTTCGCCCCCCGCAGGAGGCTGGGACGCGCTGGTGTGGCGGGTGGTGGCGGCAACCGCCGGCAACCGCGCCTCCATGTTGCAGGACGTGCTGGCCGGAAGGCCCACGGAGCGCGAGGCCATTCTCGGGCCCCTGCTGGCCGCCGCCCGTCGTCACGATATCGCCGCCCCCTGCCTGAGCGAACTCGACGACTCCCTGCTCGTCGCCCCGAGCCAGCGTTGA